A region of Paraburkholderia sp. BL23I1N1 DNA encodes the following proteins:
- a CDS encoding cupin domain-containing protein yields the protein MSRPDFIKHWTELEEPDAHSYRGDTEKMALDTPLSAALGVTRIGIHHVRLLPGRRTSYPHAESTEQEFVYVLEGKPEVWIDGVLHPIAEGDSVAFPAGTGICHTFINNTKGEVRLMVIGERPRDDNRIRYPLNEAHERTRADRWVDWPARPLGDHNGMPD from the coding sequence ATGAGCCGCCCTGATTTCATCAAGCATTGGACCGAACTGGAAGAACCGGATGCGCATTCCTATCGCGGCGATACCGAAAAAATGGCGCTAGACACGCCGCTTTCCGCCGCGCTCGGTGTTACGCGTATCGGCATTCATCACGTGAGGCTTCTGCCTGGCCGGCGGACCTCCTATCCGCACGCCGAAAGTACCGAGCAGGAGTTTGTGTACGTGCTCGAAGGCAAGCCCGAAGTCTGGATCGACGGCGTACTTCATCCCATAGCGGAAGGCGATTCCGTCGCGTTTCCGGCAGGCACTGGCATCTGCCACACCTTCATCAACAATACGAAAGGCGAAGTCAGGCTGATGGTGATCGGCGAGCGTCCGCGCGACGACAACCGCATTCGTTACCCGCTCAACGAAGCGCATGAACGGACCCGCGCGGACCGCTGGGTGGACTGGCCCGCGCGACCGCTCGGAGACCATAACGGGATGCCGGACTGA
- a CDS encoding DsbA family oxidoreductase, producing MKQPLRIDFVSDIACPWCAIGLSSLELALSRLGDAVEAQVVVHPFELNPEMGPEGEAIVDYLGKKYGRTPAQIAETQAMIRERGASVGFTFGARTHVYNTFDAHRLMHWAGIQGKQLPLKLALLRAYHSEGKDPSNHEVLVEAAQSVGLDAAQANEVLRSGVYADEVRAEEREYQAKGIQSVPAIIFNGRYLVSGGQPVETFEQVIGQILAEA from the coding sequence ATGAAACAACCGCTAAGAATCGATTTTGTCTCCGATATCGCATGCCCGTGGTGTGCAATCGGCCTGTCGTCGCTCGAGCTTGCACTCTCGCGCTTAGGCGACGCGGTCGAGGCTCAAGTCGTCGTGCATCCCTTCGAGTTGAATCCGGAGATGGGGCCGGAAGGCGAGGCCATTGTCGATTATCTCGGCAAAAAATACGGACGCACGCCGGCGCAGATCGCCGAAACGCAAGCCATGATCCGCGAACGCGGCGCAAGCGTCGGCTTTACCTTCGGCGCGCGTACGCATGTCTACAACACCTTCGATGCGCACCGCCTGATGCATTGGGCCGGTATCCAAGGCAAGCAGTTGCCGCTCAAACTGGCCCTGCTGCGCGCCTATCATTCCGAGGGCAAAGACCCGAGCAATCACGAAGTTCTGGTCGAAGCGGCCCAATCCGTTGGGCTCGATGCCGCGCAAGCTAATGAGGTACTGCGAAGCGGCGTCTATGCCGACGAGGTTCGTGCGGAAGAACGGGAATACCAGGCGAAGGGCATTCAATCCGTGCCGGCGATCATCTTCAACGGCCGCTATCTGGTGAGCGGCGGACAGCCCGTGGAAACGTTCGAGCAGGTCATCGGGCAGATTCTGGCCGAAGCGTAG